Proteins from a genomic interval of Deltaproteobacteria bacterium PRO3:
- a CDS encoding response regulator, translated as METKPTKILIAEDELSLRTILKKLFQKKGFEVETAGDGQVALTKLREAPYDLAILDIKMPSLPGLEVLDQLKKDQVK; from the coding sequence ATGGAAACAAAGCCGACAAAAATCCTCATCGCCGAAGACGAGCTCAGCCTCCGCACCATCCTCAAGAAGCTCTTCCAAAAGAAGGGCTTCGAAGTCGAGACCGCCGGGGACGGCCAAGTCGCCTTGACCAAGCTCCGCGAGGCCCCCTACGACCTCGCCATCCTCGACATCAAGATGCCCTCGCTGCCCGGCCTCGAGGTCCTCGACCAGCTCAAAAAGGACCAGGTCAAG
- a CDS encoding PAS domain-containing protein, protein METTRESLENPFSEVLFNHLHAGVLLLEPSGQVVYLNPSAERLLGLSSQAAKGKPFLDLFRDGQALAQPLKEVLQSGRTVHAHEMKVVTMQGTVSLQVEIAPLSLPEAPAGALVWLHELSMEQAFQEENRVQDRLAMMGTLASGLAHEIRNPLGGIRAAAEMLQRELEGAEDQEYARIIVSEVDRLNQLITQLLDFAKPKKLKKTSVNINQILSELLILQHSAMQRRKIALKQEFDPSLPPVWGHEPSLKQAFLNLIKNALEAMEGGGTLRVATGYISDYRMQVGEGKPTPMAQVAIADTGEGISEENLKSLFTPFFTTKPKGTGLGLMMTQRILKEHESQLRVASKAGEGTTFKVLLKLAL, encoded by the coding sequence ATGGAGACCACGCGAGAATCCCTCGAAAATCCCTTCAGCGAGGTCCTCTTCAACCACCTCCACGCCGGGGTCCTGCTCTTGGAGCCCTCGGGCCAGGTGGTCTATCTCAACCCCTCCGCCGAGCGCCTCTTGGGCCTGTCCAGCCAGGCCGCCAAGGGAAAACCCTTTTTGGATTTATTTCGGGATGGCCAAGCCCTCGCGCAACCGCTAAAAGAGGTCTTGCAGTCCGGGCGCACCGTGCACGCCCACGAGATGAAGGTCGTCACGATGCAAGGCACGGTCTCCCTCCAGGTCGAAATCGCCCCCCTAAGCCTCCCCGAGGCCCCCGCCGGGGCCCTGGTCTGGCTCCACGAGCTCAGCATGGAGCAGGCCTTCCAAGAGGAAAACCGGGTCCAGGACCGGCTCGCGATGATGGGCACCCTCGCCTCAGGCCTGGCCCACGAGATCCGCAACCCCCTGGGCGGGATCCGCGCCGCCGCCGAGATGCTGCAGCGGGAGCTGGAGGGCGCCGAGGACCAGGAATACGCCCGGATCATCGTCTCGGAGGTGGACCGCCTCAACCAGCTGATCACCCAGCTGCTCGACTTCGCCAAGCCGAAGAAGCTCAAGAAGACCTCGGTCAACATCAACCAGATCCTCTCCGAGCTCTTGATCCTCCAGCACTCCGCCATGCAGAGGCGCAAGATCGCCCTCAAGCAGGAATTCGACCCCTCGCTGCCCCCCGTCTGGGGCCACGAGCCCTCGCTGAAGCAGGCCTTCCTCAACCTGATCAAAAACGCCCTCGAGGCGATGGAGGGCGGGGGCACGCTGCGGGTGGCCACCGGCTATATCAGCGACTATCGCATGCAAGTCGGGGAGGGAAAACCGACGCCGATGGCCCAGGTCGCCATCGCCGACACCGGGGAGGGCATCTCCGAGGAAAATTTGAAATCGCTTTTCACCCCCTTCTTCACCACCAAGCCCAAGGGCACGGGCCTGGGGCTGATGATGACCCAACGCATCCTGAAAGAGCACGAGAGCCAGCTGCGGGTCGCGAGCAAGGCGGGGGAAGGGACGACCTTTAAGGTACTTTTGAAATTAGCGCTGTAG
- a CDS encoding serine/threonine-protein phosphatase, giving the protein MASKNLDQITKSGALRRPYLQGQARRRSRRGEAVASVSVRPPEKIPASVLNYFKLDPRSQQPYPPEERLFLSQVLMHEIDEGLRLLRRMGRNEEARAIGNFSNGMHITQRLELLRRLLELPECEGLEPERVRGAVKARGNQWGAAKANFGAHPAVAVSEVGVDYKPRNEDAFLMMPDHKVMALADGMGGHVAGHVASGIAVDFFEAAVERGHDLENAMVLANDAILTRSRSDHRLGGMHPMGCTFAAIQIRHTLLKTAHVGDTKVMVVHGGEILFETLDHTQGQELLREGLVDEATALELNHILNRCIGLDSMRPDRDVETSTVTLMPGDRVLLATDGITDNFFDERLCLEELAHLACSGSLTQAAELIVEECQQRMRLGNLPDGRRAKCDNLSLALIEFRG; this is encoded by the coding sequence ATGGCTTCGAAAAATTTGGATCAAATCACGAAGAGCGGCGCTCTGCGGCGCCCCTATTTGCAAGGCCAGGCGCGCAGGCGTTCCCGCCGCGGCGAGGCCGTCGCGTCCGTGTCGGTCCGTCCTCCCGAAAAGATCCCCGCCAGCGTCCTGAACTATTTCAAGCTCGACCCGCGCAGCCAGCAACCCTACCCGCCCGAGGAAAGGCTCTTCCTCTCGCAGGTCTTGATGCACGAGATCGACGAGGGGCTCCGCCTGCTGCGCCGCATGGGGCGCAACGAAGAGGCCCGCGCCATCGGGAATTTCTCCAACGGCATGCACATCACGCAGCGCCTCGAGCTGCTGCGGCGCCTGCTCGAGCTCCCCGAATGCGAGGGGCTCGAGCCCGAGCGGGTGCGCGGCGCCGTGAAGGCCCGCGGCAACCAATGGGGCGCGGCCAAGGCCAACTTCGGCGCCCACCCGGCGGTGGCGGTCAGCGAGGTCGGCGTCGACTACAAGCCACGCAACGAGGACGCCTTCCTGATGATGCCCGATCACAAAGTGATGGCCCTGGCCGACGGCATGGGCGGCCACGTCGCCGGGCACGTGGCAAGCGGCATCGCGGTGGACTTCTTCGAGGCGGCGGTCGAACGCGGCCATGACTTGGAAAACGCGATGGTCCTGGCCAACGACGCCATCCTGACGCGCTCCCGCAGCGACCACCGCCTGGGCGGCATGCACCCGATGGGCTGCACCTTCGCCGCGATCCAGATCCGCCACACCCTGCTCAAGACCGCCCACGTCGGCGACACCAAAGTGATGGTCGTGCACGGCGGGGAGATCCTCTTCGAGACCCTGGACCACACCCAGGGCCAGGAATTGCTGCGCGAGGGCCTCGTCGACGAGGCCACCGCCCTCGAGCTCAACCACATTCTCAACCGCTGCATCGGCCTCGACAGCATGCGCCCCGACCGGGACGTCGAGACCTCCACCGTCACCCTGATGCCGGGTGACCGGGTCCTGCTCGCCACCGACGGCATCACCGACAATTTCTTCGACGAGCGTCTCTGCCTGGAAGAGCTGGCCCACCTCGCCTGCTCCGGCTCCCTCACCCAGGCCGCCGAGCTGATCGTCGAGGAATGCCAGCAGCGCATGCGCCTGGGCAACCTCCCCGACGGCCGCCGCGCCAAGTGTGACAATCTCTCCCTGGCCCTGATCGAATTTCGCGGCTGA
- a CDS encoding radical SAM protein — MSYLIRQRIQTRLQAEEGAYRRPGASLRVGLAYPNKYFFGMSNLGFQTLYAVLNRLPDTSCERFFLPEDDLLAQHASGGLCGYELGSAARDLHLIAFSISYQNDYLHLIPMLHLMGLKARSGDRGDEDPIVLAGGPAVTINPEPIADFCDAMVIGEGEEVLAAIAEVLRGGGSKAERLAALDKLEGVYVPSLFDSGYGGPAPMRKTTAGFGLVSGRANGPAQQGRYIRRLVVQNPEIPLAHSTVLTPDTEFGELYLIEVQRGCQWGCRFCAAGFMYRYPRYDALEGLKRRIDHGLKYRKKVGLIAGDLLGHDAIHEILGYIDAQGGGFSPSSVRLNAFTPEIIHYLRKSGNKTIAIAPEAGSERLRRSLNKTFTDDEVVDAALRLAEGGILNIKLYIMIGLPTETEEDIEALCNLTLKTREALTRFAKRSAQMPALTLSVSPFTPKPSTPLQFSPFAGIPALKEKLRFIRKRLAQAGHIRLAGESGMDAYVETLLSRGDRRVGEFLHKALVPAGKALAVGGASHLRNSLLSLGFDSEFFVSREFSPTEALPWDFIDHGIKTPFLIRELGKFEAGKITHYCMPEVCRSCGVC; from the coding sequence ATGTCCTATCTGATCCGACAACGCATCCAGACGCGCCTCCAGGCGGAGGAGGGCGCCTATCGCCGTCCCGGCGCCTCGCTGCGGGTGGGCCTCGCCTACCCCAACAAGTACTTTTTCGGGATGTCCAACTTGGGCTTCCAGACCCTCTACGCGGTGCTCAACCGCCTCCCCGACACCTCCTGCGAGCGTTTTTTCCTGCCGGAGGACGACCTCCTGGCGCAACACGCCTCGGGCGGCCTCTGCGGCTACGAGCTCGGCTCGGCGGCGCGAGACTTGCACCTGATTGCCTTTTCCATCTCCTACCAGAACGATTACCTGCACCTGATTCCGATGCTGCACCTGATGGGGCTGAAGGCTCGGTCCGGGGATCGGGGGGACGAGGACCCCATCGTCCTCGCGGGCGGCCCCGCGGTGACGATCAACCCCGAGCCGATCGCGGATTTCTGCGACGCGATGGTGATCGGGGAGGGCGAGGAGGTCCTCGCGGCCATCGCCGAGGTGCTGCGCGGCGGCGGTTCCAAGGCCGAGCGCCTGGCGGCCTTGGATAAGTTGGAGGGCGTTTACGTGCCCTCGCTCTTCGACAGCGGCTACGGCGGCCCGGCGCCCATGCGCAAGACGACGGCGGGCTTCGGCCTGGTCAGCGGACGGGCCAACGGCCCCGCCCAGCAGGGGCGTTACATTCGTCGCCTCGTCGTGCAGAACCCCGAGATCCCGCTCGCCCATTCGACGGTGCTCACCCCCGACACCGAGTTCGGCGAGCTTTACTTGATCGAGGTTCAGCGGGGCTGCCAGTGGGGCTGCCGTTTCTGCGCGGCGGGCTTCATGTACCGCTACCCCCGCTACGACGCCCTCGAGGGCCTCAAGCGCCGCATCGATCACGGCCTGAAATACCGGAAAAAGGTTGGCCTGATCGCCGGCGACCTGCTCGGCCATGACGCGATTCACGAGATCTTGGGATATATTGACGCGCAGGGTGGGGGCTTCAGCCCCTCCTCGGTGCGGCTCAACGCCTTTACGCCCGAAATCATCCACTATCTGCGCAAGAGCGGGAACAAGACCATCGCCATCGCCCCCGAGGCCGGGAGCGAGCGGCTGCGACGCAGTCTCAACAAGACCTTTACGGACGACGAGGTCGTCGACGCGGCCCTGCGTCTGGCCGAGGGCGGCATCCTCAACATCAAACTCTACATCATGATCGGCCTGCCCACCGAGACGGAGGAGGACATCGAGGCCCTCTGCAACCTGACGCTGAAGACCCGGGAGGCCTTGACGCGCTTCGCGAAGCGCTCGGCCCAGATGCCCGCCCTCACCTTGAGCGTCAGCCCCTTCACGCCCAAGCCCTCCACCCCCCTGCAGTTTTCTCCCTTCGCCGGCATCCCGGCCCTGAAAGAGAAGCTCCGCTTCATTCGCAAGCGCCTCGCCCAGGCGGGGCACATCCGCCTGGCCGGCGAGTCGGGCATGGACGCCTACGTCGAGACCCTGCTTTCCCGGGGCGATCGTCGGGTCGGCGAGTTTCTGCACAAGGCCCTGGTGCCCGCCGGCAAGGCCCTGGCCGTGGGCGGGGCGAGTCATCTACGCAACTCATTGTTATCTTTAGGTTTTGATTCGGAATTTTTCGTGAGTCGGGAATTCTCCCCCACCGAGGCCTTGCCCTGGGACTTCATCGACCACGGGATCAAGACCCCCTTCCTAATCCGCGAGCTCGGCAAGTTCGAGGCGGGCAAGATCACCCACTACTGCATGCCCGAGGTCTGCCGCAGCTGCGGCGTCTGTTGA